A DNA window from Bdellovibrio sp. BCCA contains the following coding sequences:
- the mgtE gene encoding magnesium transporter has protein sequence MDNNNQPLEETQDQDSVMNLSDTWSALSPDERREKFKELPRTEAEELFLSLKTHDQAELIAEASHLEKRSWIRLLAPDDVADLIQEMGLDQKEDLLSLLDPQTKREVIALLAYAEDAAGGLMSSRFVRLRPDMTVDEAISYIRIQAKTHVETIYYAYVLDSDQKLLGVVSFRELFSAAPGKKISEIMHTDILKVPPEMDQEQIGRIFSQQDLMAVPVVDEHGVMKGIVTFDDVATAIQEEATEDIHKIGAVETLDAPYLKISMFEMLKKRGGWLMILFLGEMFTATAMAFFEDELSKAVVLSMFIPLIISSGGNSGSQASTLIIRAIALREVRLRDWWRVLGRELVTGLCLGALLGVIGFTRIMLWPNREALYTSHYMLVAATVCVSVIGVVLWGTISGSMLPFVLKKIGFDPASASAPAVATLVDVTGLVIYFTVASMILHGVLL, from the coding sequence ATGGACAACAACAACCAACCCCTTGAAGAAACACAAGACCAAGACTCCGTCATGAACCTTTCTGACACATGGTCAGCTCTGTCTCCCGATGAACGTCGTGAGAAATTCAAAGAATTGCCCCGCACTGAGGCTGAAGAACTCTTTTTAAGCCTCAAGACTCATGACCAGGCCGAACTCATCGCCGAAGCTTCGCATTTGGAAAAGCGTTCGTGGATTCGTCTTCTCGCTCCCGATGACGTGGCCGATTTAATTCAAGAAATGGGACTGGACCAAAAAGAGGACCTGTTGTCTCTTCTTGATCCACAAACAAAGCGTGAGGTTATAGCGCTCTTAGCTTATGCCGAAGACGCCGCCGGGGGCTTGATGAGCTCCCGCTTCGTACGTTTGCGTCCTGACATGACTGTGGATGAAGCGATCAGTTACATCCGCATTCAAGCCAAAACCCACGTTGAAACGATTTACTACGCTTACGTTTTGGATTCCGATCAAAAACTTTTGGGTGTGGTTTCTTTCCGCGAATTATTCTCTGCAGCTCCCGGCAAAAAGATTTCCGAGATCATGCACACGGATATTTTAAAAGTTCCGCCAGAAATGGACCAGGAACAAATCGGTCGTATCTTCTCACAACAAGATTTGATGGCGGTTCCCGTTGTCGATGAACATGGTGTGATGAAAGGTATCGTTACGTTCGACGACGTGGCGACAGCGATTCAAGAAGAAGCGACAGAAGATATCCATAAGATCGGTGCCGTTGAAACCTTGGATGCTCCGTATTTGAAGATCTCGATGTTCGAGATGTTAAAAAAACGCGGTGGCTGGCTGATGATCCTTTTCCTTGGGGAAATGTTCACAGCCACAGCGATGGCATTTTTTGAAGATGAACTGTCTAAAGCTGTTGTTCTTTCGATGTTCATTCCTTTGATTATTAGCTCAGGCGGTAACTCGGGCTCGCAAGCTTCGACTTTGATTATTCGTGCGATTGCTCTTCGTGAAGTGCGCTTGCGTGACTGGTGGCGTGTTTTAGGGCGCGAACTTGTGACGGGACTTTGCTTAGGAGCACTGCTCGGTGTGATCGGTTTTACTCGTATTATGCTTTGGCCGAATCGTGAAGCACTTTACACAAGTCACTATATGCTTGTTGCGGCTACGGTGTGCGTGAGTGTTATTGGAGTTGTTCTTTGGGGTACTATTTCTGGATCGATGTTGCCGTTTGTCCTGAAAAAAATAGGATTCGACCCCGCTTCTGCTTCTGCTCCTGCTGTTGCTACTCTTGTTGACGTCACGGGGCTTGTTATTTACTTCACTGTTGCTAGTATGATTTTGCACGGGGTTCTTCTTTAG
- a CDS encoding DUF502 domain-containing protein, with translation MKQLQKIFLQGLVTFLPIALTIYIIYAGIAIVDSFLGDALRQILPIYIPGLGFLLTIVLILLLGLILNNILAGGIFQKLEQKLTQVPFIKAIYSPLRDLMNLFSKGGGPGGLQKVVLVDLSDSGVRALGLVTRESFKDVPAIEQNAGDRIAVYIPMSYGLGGFTLMVPRSRITPLDMPIEKAMSLAITGWVKAEKEGEKK, from the coding sequence ATGAAACAACTTCAGAAAATCTTCTTGCAAGGTCTCGTGACTTTCCTACCGATTGCGCTGACGATTTACATCATCTACGCCGGTATCGCGATCGTGGATAGTTTTCTCGGGGATGCTCTCCGCCAAATTCTTCCCATCTACATACCGGGTTTAGGTTTCTTACTTACAATTGTGTTGATTCTTCTTTTGGGTTTGATTCTCAATAACATCTTGGCTGGCGGTATCTTCCAAAAGCTGGAACAAAAGCTGACGCAAGTTCCATTTATCAAAGCGATCTACAGTCCCCTGCGCGATCTAATGAACTTGTTTTCAAAAGGTGGCGGTCCGGGTGGTTTGCAAAAAGTTGTGCTTGTGGATTTGTCCGACTCCGGAGTTCGCGCGTTGGGTCTTGTGACGCGTGAAAGTTTTAAAGACGTTCCTGCCATTGAACAAAATGCGGGAGATCGTATCGCCGTTTACATTCCGATGAGTTACGGTTTGGGTGGTTTTACTTTGATGGTGCCACGCTCTCGTATCACTCCGTTAGATATGCCGATTGAAAAAGCCATGAGTCTTGCGATCACGGGCTGGGTGAAAGCTGAAAAAGAAGGCGAGAAAAAATAA
- the ftsH gene encoding ATP-dependent zinc metalloprotease FtsH, translated as MPRERRNLLLFMLFTFVGLFWLQNLWMRSGFVENIPYSEFESLVKSNSVENLVIGDKTIRGEFKEPRGNKKLFITTRVEPELAKDLQGSGITYTRAVESTFFRDLLSWTLPAIIFVALWVYFSRRVFEKGGMGGLMSVGKSRAKLYVETDVKTTFGDVAGVDEAKDELREVVEFLKNPIDYERLGARMPKGILLIGPPGTGKTLLAKAVAGEAQVPFFSISGSEFVEMFVGVGAARVRDLFETARNKAPCIIFIDELDALGKVRAPGMLSGGHDEKEQTLNQLLAELDGFDTKSGVVLLAATNRPEVLDPALLRAGRFDRQVLVDRPDKIGREAILKVHIKKIRISENLNLENIASLTSGFTGADLANLVNEAALVATRRKSSVVEEEDFVMAMERIVAGLEKRNRLLSPKEKRIVAFHEMGHALIGCALPGTDRVQKISIIPHGIGSLGYTIQRPLEDRYLMTREELLNKMAVLLGGRISESLVFGEISTGAADDLVKVTNIAEALVTRYGMSSSLGNVVFEQQPPSFLERTYPGIEHRDHSEESAQKIDAEIRRTIDEAASLARRILEANRDILEKGANLLLEKETLQESEIKTLMQDLKQPRPAERPLDLA; from the coding sequence ATGCCTAGAGAAAGACGCAATCTCTTGCTCTTTATGTTATTTACTTTTGTCGGCCTCTTCTGGCTGCAAAACCTGTGGATGCGCTCAGGCTTTGTCGAAAATATTCCTTACAGTGAATTTGAATCCCTTGTGAAATCCAACAGCGTCGAAAATCTCGTGATTGGCGATAAAACCATTCGGGGAGAGTTTAAAGAGCCGCGAGGAAATAAAAAACTTTTTATCACAACAAGAGTTGAACCTGAACTCGCTAAAGACTTGCAGGGCTCAGGTATTACCTACACGCGCGCGGTGGAAAGCACGTTTTTTCGAGATCTTCTTTCTTGGACACTTCCCGCGATTATTTTCGTGGCCCTTTGGGTTTATTTCAGTCGTCGTGTTTTTGAAAAAGGCGGGATGGGTGGCTTGATGTCCGTGGGAAAAAGCCGCGCCAAACTTTACGTAGAGACCGACGTGAAAACCACTTTTGGAGATGTCGCGGGGGTGGATGAAGCCAAAGATGAACTGCGCGAAGTCGTGGAGTTTCTCAAAAATCCTATCGACTATGAACGGCTGGGCGCTCGCATGCCCAAAGGAATATTGCTGATCGGTCCTCCGGGAACGGGAAAAACTTTGCTTGCAAAGGCCGTCGCCGGAGAAGCCCAAGTGCCTTTTTTTTCGATCAGTGGTTCTGAGTTCGTAGAAATGTTTGTGGGTGTGGGGGCGGCTCGCGTGCGAGATCTTTTTGAAACAGCCCGCAATAAAGCGCCGTGTATTATCTTTATCGACGAACTGGATGCTCTTGGAAAAGTCCGTGCGCCGGGAATGCTTTCTGGGGGGCATGATGAAAAAGAACAAACGCTGAATCAACTCTTAGCCGAGCTTGACGGCTTTGATACGAAGTCAGGTGTCGTTTTGTTAGCGGCAACCAATCGTCCTGAAGTTTTAGATCCCGCCTTGCTGCGAGCAGGGCGCTTTGATCGACAAGTTCTTGTCGACCGTCCCGATAAAATTGGCCGCGAAGCGATTTTAAAAGTTCATATCAAAAAAATCCGCATTTCTGAAAATCTAAATCTAGAAAATATCGCAAGTCTCACCTCTGGATTTACAGGAGCGGATCTTGCCAATCTCGTAAACGAAGCAGCCCTAGTCGCCACTCGCAGAAAATCTTCCGTTGTCGAAGAAGAAGATTTTGTGATGGCGATGGAGCGAATCGTCGCAGGCTTAGAAAAACGCAATCGTCTTTTAAGTCCGAAAGAAAAACGTATCGTCGCCTTTCATGAAATGGGACATGCTTTGATTGGCTGTGCCTTGCCGGGAACGGATCGGGTGCAAAAAATCTCAATCATTCCTCACGGCATTGGTTCTTTGGGTTACACCATTCAACGTCCTTTAGAGGACCGCTATCTTATGACTCGAGAGGAGTTGTTAAACAAGATGGCTGTTTTGCTGGGAGGAAGAATTTCTGAAAGTTTAGTCTTTGGAGAAATTTCCACGGGAGCCGCTGATGATTTGGTGAAAGTCACAAATATCGCAGAAGCCTTGGTCACGCGTTACGGGATGAGTTCTTCTTTAGGTAACGTCGTCTTTGAACAACAGCCACCATCATTTTTAGAACGCACTTACCCTGGAATTGAACATCGGGATCACAGTGAAGAGAGTGCACAAAAAATTGACGCCGAGATTCGCCGAACCATTGATGAAGCCGCCAGTCTCGCTCGACGTATTTTAGAAGCCAATCGAGATATTCTAGAAAAAGGGGCCAATCTTCTTTTAGAAAAAGAAACCCTGCAGGAATCTGAAATTAAAACTCTGATGCAAGATCTTAAACAGCCGCGCCCCGCAGAGCGCCCTTTGGATTTAGCGTGA
- a CDS encoding S8 family serine peptidase → MKPILRSLFISCSTLVGGLAMAQVQPKVVPGEYLIKFKASSGGAAIAQQKLSGKASLKASFPGMGIMQVSMKSADEKVNFEALKNDPDVEYIEPNFVLEKSEVEPNGPVERLTYEQVVNANAASTNASVYSQSNANTGVASAWPILSPLASSNDKVVVAVVDTGLDRYHDVFKPVANGGTGALWINQAEANGLPGVDDDQNGFVDDINGWNFINNTNNFFDDDDHGTHVSGIIVGTGQNIFARPLQESKLLIMPLKFLGASGSGSTSNAIRAIYYAVNNGARVINNSWGGAGYSRSLHDAIIYAYDHRVLVVSAAGNYSNNNDVNPMYPSNYDVPSNLAVASTSRYDDLSSFSNYGANTVNIGSPGEYIESTVPGNATMSMSGTSMATPFVAGMAGLAFREAPSLSGYQMKQLILQTAQQNGYLNGLVSTSARIDALYLIQSAKQMVSTASAQPSYKPSYLADRSPASDAAGGGGCGLVKAVTKNGPGSDDGSGGSPIGIVVGLLLVPLAVWQVLRVRSAASADPKDKRRYERFKMSSEIRVKVGDRELVGAMNTISEGGLSFNTDQALEKGGIVTMRIQSPDGHEIIEVTGQVVWCEKNQAYGVQFANAKQGTLAMIRDWTAGLIKT, encoded by the coding sequence GTGAAACCGATTCTAAGAAGTCTTTTTATTTCATGCAGTACGTTGGTTGGTGGACTCGCGATGGCGCAAGTACAACCTAAAGTCGTTCCTGGCGAGTACCTGATTAAGTTTAAGGCTTCTTCGGGAGGCGCAGCGATTGCGCAACAAAAACTCTCAGGCAAAGCCTCTTTAAAAGCCTCCTTCCCTGGTATGGGAATCATGCAGGTTTCCATGAAATCCGCAGATGAAAAAGTCAATTTTGAGGCTCTTAAAAACGATCCCGACGTTGAATATATTGAACCGAACTTCGTTTTGGAAAAAAGTGAAGTGGAGCCCAATGGCCCTGTTGAGCGTCTGACATATGAGCAGGTGGTCAACGCGAATGCGGCTTCTACAAATGCTTCGGTTTATTCACAATCAAATGCAAATACGGGAGTGGCTTCGGCATGGCCGATACTTTCTCCGTTAGCATCTTCCAATGATAAAGTCGTTGTCGCGGTTGTTGATACCGGTCTTGATAGATATCACGATGTCTTTAAGCCTGTTGCCAACGGCGGAACAGGAGCTCTTTGGATCAATCAGGCAGAAGCAAATGGCCTCCCTGGAGTTGATGACGACCAGAACGGTTTTGTCGACGATATCAACGGTTGGAACTTCATCAATAACACAAATAATTTTTTTGACGATGACGATCACGGAACACACGTTTCGGGAATTATCGTCGGCACAGGTCAAAATATTTTTGCGCGTCCTTTGCAAGAATCCAAACTGCTGATCATGCCTTTGAAATTCCTAGGTGCGAGTGGCTCGGGCTCTACGTCGAATGCGATTCGCGCGATTTATTATGCCGTTAATAACGGCGCTCGTGTGATCAACAACTCTTGGGGGGGAGCGGGTTACAGTCGTTCTCTTCACGATGCGATTATTTACGCCTACGATCACCGCGTTCTTGTGGTTTCCGCAGCGGGTAACTATTCGAATAATAATGATGTGAATCCAATGTATCCATCGAACTACGACGTGCCAAGCAACTTGGCGGTGGCTTCAACATCTCGCTATGATGATCTTTCAAGTTTTTCGAATTACGGTGCAAACACCGTTAATATTGGAAGCCCTGGTGAGTATATTGAAAGTACCGTTCCTGGTAACGCGACAATGTCGATGTCGGGAACAAGTATGGCGACTCCATTTGTAGCTGGTATGGCGGGACTCGCTTTTCGAGAAGCACCATCTTTATCTGGCTATCAAATGAAGCAGCTTATTTTGCAAACAGCTCAGCAAAATGGTTACTTAAATGGCCTTGTTTCAACAAGCGCACGCATTGATGCTCTTTATCTGATTCAATCAGCCAAGCAAATGGTGTCGACAGCTTCAGCGCAACCAAGTTACAAGCCGTCTTACTTGGCGGACAGATCTCCAGCCAGTGATGCCGCTGGTGGAGGCGGTTGCGGTTTGGTGAAAGCTGTCACGAAAAACGGTCCGGGTTCTGACGATGGATCAGGTGGTTCACCGATTGGTATTGTGGTTGGACTTCTTTTAGTGCCACTCGCTGTATGGCAAGTGTTGCGTGTAAGAAGTGCTGCTTCAGCCGATCCAAAAGACAAACGTCGTTACGAACGCTTTAAAATGAGTTCTGAAATCCGCGTGAAAGTCGGCGACCGCGAATTGGTCGGAGCGATGAACACGATTTCCGAGGGCGGTCTTTCATTCAACACCGACCAAGCATTGGAAAAAGGCGGCATCGTCACGATGAGAATCCAAAGCCCTGATGGCCATGAAATCATCGAGGTCACAGGACAAGTCGTCTGGTGCGAAAAGAACCAAGCTTACGGAGTCCAGTTTGCCAATGCCAAGCAGGGAACTCTTGCTATGATTCGCGATTGGACTGCAGGGCTCATCAAAACATAG
- a CDS encoding cyclic nucleotide-binding domain-containing protein, whose protein sequence is MKSKILVLKMISVAGAFLVGFWIPLRLIGYVLDPAWEIVFDLLISVVAGINVYLYFQRSEKNVSDFRSWVNLGLCFDLVCLLPLSLMAFVFFHTTVSGLLIFNLLAARHVRHVKGILDSFGHLQPITYRLVPIFVMMPLLLHLIACAWISLGSGTAGPDTDQVYEYVKAIYWSFTTLTTVGYGDISAKTIPQMLFTCLVQVTGVGVFGFILSNVASLLARKDAAREHHMDNLDKVENFMRSHRIPSDTRTRVRSYYHYMWQHKKGYRDHSALEDLPKKIQSELFFHINRPVLEQVPFLKGASHELVEDLMHELESRVCIPGEKIFKTGDSGDAMYFIYKGGVEIISDQGAVIAKLVEGSFFGEMALLFDGKRNATARATQFCDLYVLKKDSFEHVCAKYPEFLEHIHNVIQTRAS, encoded by the coding sequence ATGAAGAGTAAGATTTTGGTTCTTAAGATGATTTCGGTGGCAGGGGCATTTCTAGTTGGATTTTGGATTCCGCTTCGGTTGATTGGGTATGTTTTGGATCCGGCTTGGGAAATTGTTTTTGATCTTTTGATTTCTGTGGTGGCGGGGATCAATGTTTATCTTTATTTTCAGCGTTCTGAAAAAAATGTTTCTGATTTTCGTTCTTGGGTTAACTTAGGGCTTTGTTTTGATCTTGTTTGTTTGCTTCCGCTTTCTCTGATGGCTTTTGTTTTCTTTCATACGACGGTCAGTGGGCTTTTGATTTTTAATTTGCTCGCGGCTCGGCATGTTCGTCATGTGAAAGGGATTTTGGATAGCTTTGGACACCTTCAGCCCATCACGTATCGTCTGGTTCCAATTTTTGTGATGATGCCTCTGTTGTTGCATTTGATTGCTTGTGCTTGGATTTCTTTGGGGAGCGGTACTGCGGGACCGGATACGGATCAAGTTTATGAATATGTGAAAGCGATTTATTGGTCGTTTACGACTCTCACGACAGTTGGTTATGGAGATATTTCTGCTAAGACAATTCCGCAGATGTTATTTACTTGCTTGGTGCAGGTGACGGGTGTTGGTGTATTTGGATTTATCTTGAGTAACGTAGCAAGTCTTCTGGCTCGTAAAGATGCGGCTCGTGAACATCACATGGATAATCTCGACAAAGTTGAAAACTTCATGCGTTCACATCGCATTCCAAGTGATACGCGCACGCGAGTTCGTTCTTATTATCACTACATGTGGCAACATAAAAAAGGTTATCGGGACCATTCAGCTTTGGAAGATCTTCCTAAAAAAATTCAGTCGGAATTATTTTTTCACATCAATCGTCCCGTGCTAGAGCAAGTTCCTTTTCTTAAGGGAGCCTCACATGAACTCGTTGAAGACTTAATGCACGAACTAGAATCCCGCGTTTGCATTCCAGGAGAAAAAATCTTTAAAACCGGAGATTCCGGCGACGCCATGTATTTCATTTACAAAGGCGGCGTCGAAATCATCTCAGATCAGGGTGCGGTGATTGCAAAATTAGTCGAAGGAAGTTTCTTCGGAGAAATGGCTCTGCTTTTTGACGGCAAAAGAAACGCCACAGCCAGAGCCACTCAGTTTTGTGATTTGTACGTTCTAAAAAAAGATTCTTTCGAACACGTGTGCGCAAAGTATCCAGAATTTCTGGAACACATCCACAACGTCATTCAAACAAGGGCTTCTTAA